A single Crateriforma conspicua DNA region contains:
- a CDS encoding BamA/TamA family outer membrane protein: protein MNTMERFCMNNTHGEPAKTADRTGRWAKTLMIGGLIALTGCNQFGPNPGSGSSLSMGAGPPVTGPSLQTATPSIAQASATSGATAGAPATADGSVIQASSPNPGTTAIPASTVIPASATTPTTGQTGHAGNVDSGVGFGQPQPYVSRQYPTTPGAVPVPAPMPGNTVDTYGSPFGSPMGGDVLNAPPPAPMMPPIRDADLIVNGYPARTGRIMFGGAVNSDAGVTGQITIDERNFDITRFPTSWSDLIGGTAFRGAGQTLRIEAVPGSQFQRYTASFGDPNLFGYLPISMNVSGFLYDRRFDDWDEERLGGRLSFGYRITPDLSISLGISGQNVDVTNPRVLGIPQLDNALGDNELYSGQIALVHDTRDSPIQAGEGHYFEFSFEEVFGDYDYSRFETEFRQYWLLAQRADGSGRQTLSYSTQIGISGEETPIFENFFAGGYATMRGFDFRGASPSIAGVEVGGRFQWLNAIEYMFPITADDAFRGVAFVDFGTVEQDIEINKDNFRVAPGVGLRVAIPMMGPAPLAFDFAFPVAKADTDDERTFSFYMSLIR, encoded by the coding sequence ATGAACACCATGGAACGTTTCTGCATGAACAACACGCACGGTGAACCTGCGAAGACCGCCGACCGAACCGGTCGCTGGGCCAAGACGCTGATGATCGGCGGACTGATCGCGCTGACCGGCTGTAACCAATTCGGCCCCAACCCCGGTTCCGGATCATCATTGTCGATGGGCGCCGGACCGCCGGTCACCGGACCAAGTTTGCAAACCGCCACGCCGTCGATCGCTCAGGCTTCGGCCACCAGCGGCGCTACGGCCGGTGCCCCGGCGACCGCCGACGGATCGGTGATCCAAGCTTCGTCTCCGAATCCCGGCACCACCGCCATTCCCGCTTCAACGGTGATCCCCGCATCGGCCACCACGCCGACCACTGGACAAACCGGCCATGCCGGTAACGTCGACAGCGGCGTGGGCTTTGGCCAACCCCAACCTTATGTCTCGCGACAATACCCGACGACACCCGGTGCCGTCCCTGTTCCCGCACCGATGCCGGGCAACACGGTCGACACATACGGTTCGCCGTTCGGTTCCCCGATGGGCGGCGATGTGCTGAACGCGCCACCGCCGGCACCCATGATGCCGCCCATTCGTGACGCCGATCTGATCGTCAACGGATACCCCGCCCGAACCGGCCGGATCATGTTTGGCGGTGCCGTCAACAGCGACGCCGGCGTCACCGGTCAAATCACGATCGACGAACGCAACTTTGACATCACTCGTTTTCCAACGTCCTGGTCCGACCTGATCGGCGGAACGGCGTTTCGCGGTGCCGGTCAAACCCTGCGGATCGAAGCGGTCCCCGGCAGCCAATTCCAACGCTACACCGCATCGTTCGGTGACCCCAATCTGTTCGGCTACCTGCCCATCAGCATGAACGTCAGCGGCTTCTTGTACGACCGACGGTTCGACGACTGGGACGAAGAACGCTTGGGCGGTCGCCTGAGTTTTGGCTATCGCATCACGCCCGACCTTTCGATCAGTCTGGGCATCAGCGGACAAAACGTCGACGTCACCAACCCGCGTGTCTTGGGGATTCCCCAACTGGACAACGCCCTGGGTGACAACGAACTGTACAGCGGACAAATCGCTCTGGTCCACGACACACGTGACAGCCCGATCCAAGCCGGCGAAGGCCACTACTTCGAATTCAGTTTCGAAGAAGTCTTTGGCGATTACGATTATTCCCGATTCGAAACGGAGTTCCGCCAGTACTGGTTGCTGGCGCAACGTGCCGACGGATCCGGCCGCCAAACGCTGTCGTATTCGACTCAAATCGGAATCAGCGGCGAAGAAACACCGATCTTTGAAAACTTCTTCGCCGGTGGTTACGCGACCATGCGTGGTTTTGACTTCCGTGGTGCCAGCCCGTCGATCGCCGGTGTGGAAGTCGGGGGTCGATTCCAATGGCTCAACGCCATCGAATACATGTTCCCGATCACCGCGGACGATGCGTTCCGTGGCGTCGCCTTTGTCGACTTCGGAACCGTCGAACAAGATATCGAAATCAACAAAGACAACTTCCGGGTCGCTCCCGGGGTCGGTCTGCGAGTGGCCATCCCGATGATGGGGCCCGCGCCGCTGGCGTTCGACTTCGCCTTTCCGGTCGCCAAAGCGGACACCGACGACGAGCGCACGTTCAGCTTCTACATGAGCCTGATCCGATAA